ACCAGAACAACATTTTTAAAGAAGGCCACATCCTAGATAAGGAGGCGTCAAGGAAACGAATGAGAGGAAGAGTGCCATATCTACTGACATTCTGCAAGCATTACAACGCAAAGCACCTAGTCTCCAACCGATGGCAATAGATAGTTGGAAAGATATCTGGTAGAATTACATTTTTATTAATAGGTAAATGGTAGATTATAAACCTTAATTACCTTCTCAAAGCCGGGTAACAGTCAAGAGCCTTTTCTATAACGACTTTGTAATCAGCTAAGGCTAGTCCTTGCTCGGATTCGTCTAGCAAGCAGCAACTCTTTAGAGAATCAAGGTCTCTGTGATTGGGAGTTGCATAGCACCTAGTAAGGCAAAAACCAAATTATACTTCACTGTCTAAATTGTTATGTTTTACCTCTGATATTCAAGGGATTATTGAATATCCTTTGCGTTAAGATGtcggaaagaagaaggcagTGAAATCAGCCATGATGCGCCCATAAGAGACGACAACCGCTCAGCGAAATATTCGGTTAGGTGCATGCTCCTGTactaaacaaaaagaagaaactttATTGATATGACATGTTGACACACTTCTAATGATTAAATACTCAGCACATCAATGAACGAACAGACCAGACAGGCAGACAGCAATTTTGAAACGGACACACACACCCCAGCCTCCCCTTCTTAAAGTGCAGAATCATTGTAACAGGGAACAAGATCCCGTGGCACGTCATAAGCCCTCTCCTCCCCATCATCGACCGAGAAATCGTAAATAGGATTATCAATCACAGGCTGAGTCTCGCTGAAATGTGATTGACATTGCAGTTGTCGTAGATGCCCTCGTCATCGTTGTCATCCATGTCCCCTTTATCACAATAGATAGGATTCCTAATTCCTCCGCCAGTGAAAGTCGGCTCGTAAATAGGATTGTGCATCGCCTCATTCGACACCACGTACTCGCCGTGAGCCGCACTATCGCCTCGAATCGAAGCTCGCGCAATAGCCAAGCGCTTCCGCCGCTGTCGCTTTCGCACGAAGATCAGCGTTAACATAATCGACAAGACGAGCAAGGCGACGCAGGAAATCGCTGCTATGACCCAAGTATATTCGACATTCGTACTGTCGtcaacgccgccgtcaaAATGAGCTGAATTCGTCGGAGACGTTGCGTTGGGACTTCTGCTCGATACCGTTTTGCACGTCAAACCGATTTCACTTCCAAACGCTTGATTCATGCTCCCTTCGTCGCAGTCGGTTTTCAGTCCGATCAAAACCGAAGTCACCGGCACCGGTTTGTCGTTGAACAGAATGACGAAGTGCACGGACATTTCGCCGTTTCCGATATTGACAACATCGATAACGTACACCGAAGATATGCCGAAGTTGATCACATTCGAACTGTCGTCCGGATCGGGTAGGGGAACGTAGAGGTTGTCTTTGAGGTAGCGTTCCAattgcttttgaaaatcgacgctaCGGGGAGTGAGATCGTTCGGAAACGGCAACGTAACGACAAACTGGTCGGGAACGCATAAGTAATCGGCGTCGATGTCCGTTAATATTGTCACGCTGGGCGAACTGGCGGCGTCGAGCGGCTTGGGAATGCACGTCTCCTGTCGGCACGGCCGATCATCGCAGGCGTCGATCAAAAACGTGCACCGATCGCCAGTATAGTCGGGCGAACACAgacaacgaaacgtcgccacGCCGTCTATGCACGTGCTCGCGCCGAAACACGGCAACTACgcgcaatcgtcgacgttctcctcGCACAGGACACCGCGATAGCCGTCGCGACACGAACAGGCGAAaccgttgacgacgtcgagacaattgccgccgacgccgcacggattcgacgcgcactcgtcgaccTGAACGCTGCAGTCCGGTTGCAAAAATCCGACGTTGCAACGGCACGTGTATCCGTCCACGTGGTCAACGCACGTGCCGTTGTTGCatagcaacgacgacgaattgccgTCGACCGCCGGAGTTTCGCAGTAGTCGATGTCGTTgcaaacgacgccgtcgcccgtGTATCCTGGACGGCATTCGCatcggctcgtcgtcgcgctcaTTCGAATGCACGTggcgcgcgtcgcgtcgtcgcagccGGCGGTGCCGAGCGCGCACGGATCCGTTCGTTTCACGCCAACGTCGAGCGTCAAGacggacgacgtcggcggatAGTCGCTGTCCGACGCCAAGATTTCTAGCGCGAATGATGATACGTTGTCGTAGTTCAGGCTTCGATTGAGATAGAGGAACGTTCCCGATGCATTCGTGACGAGATAGAAGTCGATCGAATTTGCGACGCCGTTCACCGATAGAATGACGTACGATATCGGACCGTTGCTTTCGGGATTGAAAACATCTATAGCGCCGACTAGGTCGGCGGGAGACGCGTTTTCGGGCACTTcggggccccctttgagGGTGATATTTGTCGGCGCTTCGTTGATGTCAATAATCGTGAAGAAGAAGGTTTCGCTGAAGCTTAGAGGCGGCAGgccatcgtcgacgacgaatacaGTGACATTGATGACTGGATCGGCGAGGCTTTCGTAGTCTAAGCTAACTGGCCGAGCGACGACCAACTCCCTTCCTTCGTTAATGAgctacgaagaaaaaatagtcTTCAGCAAAGGTCTTATACTAACGTTGCGTTGCTAGACTTTAGTATACTCGTTTTAATTTCCTCAACTCTAATGAGCGAGAAGAAATATTCTTGTTATTTTTACTAACTAATACACTAATCAATTCCCATGCCATCTATGCCCATGTACTCTACGTCAAACGCGTTAGCGAGAAAACCTTCCAGACTATAATAGTGCGTCTGACCGCgatcctcgtcgacgaccgaCACGTTTGCAATCACGGCACCGACGGGCACGTTctcgcgaattcgacgagatccCGTCAGCTCGATCTTCGTCGCCggctcgttgacgtcgatcacgcgaacgacgaacgaatcaTCGAGACTGAGCGGCGTCGGACGACCGTCGTCGCTGCATCGGAACAACACCCAAATCGACGGGTCCCTTTCGAAGTCGATGTCGGCACCGACGGCGACGTACAATTCATGCGTCGGTCCTTGGACGACGGTGAAGAAGTCGGATCCGTTTAGTAATTTGCACGTGTGCGTCTGATTGAAATCGGGATCGATGATCGTCAGATTAGCGACGAATGTTCCGGCCGGACtattttcgtcgatttcgccttCGTAGTAGGACAAGATGTCGGTCGGCggttcgttgacgtcgagaatGTTCACAATCACATCGTTCTAGATAAAAGAATAAAGTTCGTAAGTTCTGTGAAAAGACGCTAATTCAATTACTTCGTAACTTAGAGGCGGAGTGCCGTTGTCCGTCGTTcttatgacgacgacgtaaacgttttcttcttcgtagtTAAATCTCGTACCACTGGGAACAACCAAGGTATTGCCGTCCAAATCGAAATACGCTAAAAAGGGAAAAATtatcaaatatttatttacccTTTGGGCTTTCTTTGACTGACTCGTAACGTTTCCAATTGGGACAATAGCGTACGTATGATTTTGTCCCCTATCCTCGTCCACCGTCTCGAGCACTCCGATAATCGTTCCACCAGgcgaattctcgtcgactcCCTTGCTCTTGAACACGACCTTCGTCGGCTGATCGTTAACATTTCCGACTTGAATCGCTATTTCTACAGTCGTGCTCGCCGGACTCAGTCCATTTTCCGTCGCCGTGAGACGGACGCGATAGCTCGATTTGACTTCGTAGTCAAACTttgccgtcgaaacgagatCGGTACCGTTGATTGCAAAAGGAACCGACGCGTTGCCTGACAGAGCGTACGTCACGTTCTGCACCCACGCCACTTCGTTGTCCGGATCCGTGCTCGTGATTATTCCCACTGTCGTGCCGACGTCAAGAttctcgtcgatgacgtaatCGGTCAGACCAACGAAAGTCGGAGCTTCGTTGACGTTGAGGATCTCAATAACAAACTGTCCGTCGAGGAATGTAATTggcacgccgtcgtcaaagCAACGAATCTAATTAGACAAATTTAGGTAACCAAAAGGAATCTCGATTTCACGTACGTCAATTGTGTAATTTCGTTCTTCCTCGTAATTGAGCTCGTTTCGGGCGACAATCAAAGTCACATTGTCAACGACCtaaagagaacgagaaaaactTTGCGAGGAGCAACGAAGGAcgccttttttcttacctcgAACGGTTGTTCGGGATAGTCCAATACAACGCAGGCGTGCTTCTGACGACTCGATTTCTCATTATCGGGATCCGAGAcaacgatcgtcgcgacgacagTGCCGTTGCGACTATTCTCGACAATCTGAAGTGCCTCTCTCTAGTTACAAGGAATCAATATTATCAATAAACGTACCTCCTGATTGGTCAAGGTAATATTAGTCGGCTTCTCGTTTAGGTCTGTAATATTGACGACGACTGACCCAGTAAACGAGAGAGGCGGACTGCCGGAGTCTACGGTCGAAACCTCAACGGTGTAATGCGTTACAGCTTCGTAATTCAAATCAGCTCCGTCCATCACTGACACTATACCGGTCAAAGAGTTGACCTGAAATAGTCCGGACACAGCTCGATCTGCAGACAGTATCCCGCTGCCAGGATAGGCGGCTACGATAGAAACCGAGTGCGTATCGGCAAAGTCTTCGTCGAAGGTAAACACGTGTCCAACAAATGTTCCGCCGACGCTGTTTTCCGGAACGGAGCTCGGGCCGATAAGTTGGATTCCAGTCGGTCGATCGTTCTCGTCTGTGACGTCCACTTGAAACGTTTCGGTGATGTAGAGACCCCCGCTGTCGGTCGATCGCACGACGACTTTCCACGAGGGAGTCTCTTCGAAATCGAGACTACGCGTCGTTCTCAGTTCGCTGCCCACGAAATGGAAAGGAAAGTCGACTGGCACGTTTTCCAGCGTGTAGACGAAAGTCTagtaagaaaatcgtcgtcaagtcCCGTGCCATGGTCGCCGCGCGCACGTACCTGTCGATCTTCGATCTCGTTGTCCGGATCGTCTGTCGTGAATTGCGCGACCAATTGGCCCGCTGCCTGATTCTCAGCCACGGTACCGCCCTGCATGTGTGTGCTCGTCGGCATCTCGTTGACGTCCGTGACGACGACCACGAACGCCTGGTCTCTGCTCAAAGGCGGAATACCGTCGTCTACGCAACGTATGAGTACAGGCCAAGTGGAGTTCGTTTCGAAGTTGAGACTGGAATCGGCAACCTAAATTTTATGCTTCCATCGTTGCTATAGAAACGAGATGGATGTTCTGCCCTACCATGAGAGCGTTGTCTTCGATGACAAATCGTCCACCAGAGTTACCAATAGCTGAACAGGTGTGGTTTTGCCAAGAACCAGCAGGACCGAAATTATCTGGATCAACAACGGTAATGATTCCGACTCCGGCGTTAACCGGCGAATTTTCAGTAACCTGCACATACGATTTAAAGAATGATTTTGACTAGCCAGCGAAGAATAACTCACATTCAAATTAGACACAATAACGAGAGTGGGAttttcgttcacgtcgagCACCGTAACGAGGAACGTTTCTTCGCGATAGAGTGGAGGCACGCCGTCGTCAGTCGATCGCACCGTCACGTTGCATTCGCTTTTCGCCTCGAAATTCAATCCAGCATTCGGTGCCGTATACAATTGACAGTTTTTCACAACGAAGAGCCCGttagcgtcgtcgacgagcgtgCACGTGTGGGTGTGCGTGGGATCCTGATCTTCCGTAACGAAATCGCCGATCAATTGATCGTTGAGATTTTCGTAGACTTCATCGACAGTCAATTCAATGTTCTTCAATAAAGAGCCTTATAAAAAAGGTGAAACGTTAAAGGATTAGGACTTACGTGCGGCACGTCATTGACGTTGACAATGTCGACATTATAACGACGAGTGAAGAACAGTCCCTTCAAGTCTGTCGTGCGGATATCGATATAATGTTTGGAGTTGCTCTCGTAGTCCAAATTGCCATTGACAATCAGTGTCGTCCAACACATCGTATTAATTCCCTGAAAGAAACGATAGGATTGTCTTACTAGCGGCTCTACAGGTATGTCACCCACCGGTTTATCGGTAATTGTTTTGCACGTGGCACTTGCTCCCAGCGAGAATTTTCCGTTGGCCGTGTCGTCAAGACGAAACGTCAgcgtctcgttttcgtcgtgatCCATTGCGACGATCTTCCCGACAACGGCTCCAACAGGCGACAGCTCTTCGACTAGCGGATGGTCGTTGGCGAATTTTAGCTGACCGTTCTCGTCGGTGACGTTGATGCGAATCGGAgcctcgttcacgtcgagaACTTCGATAGTGAACGACTTCGtaatctagaaaaaaagtcgGAATGTATGAAGAGCTAATATGTACGTAGTAGGTGTCCTCACGGAAAGGGCTGGTTTCCCGTTGTCTTTCGCCTCGACAATCACAGTGTGCGAATTGAAAGTCTCGTAGTCGGCAGACGTCGCCTTTTGCAACTCATCGCCGACAATCTTAAACCTcccattgtcgtcgtcgatcaacgTATATGTTGTCGTctgcgagacgtcgtcgtccgtcgacgacagTTTTCCCACGACCATTCCCGCCGGCGCATTCTCGAAGACTTTTTCGTGGGACAAGTCAAGAGCGCGGGGTCGATCGTTCACATCGGTCAATTGAATCATCAGCACGTAATCGATCGACAGGGCCGGCGAGCCGCTGTCCGTCGctcgcacgacgacgtcgtactctttcttttcttcgataTTCAAAAGACATTCCTTACCGCCGAGAGCTAGGCACTTCGCGTTTGACGCTGCCACttcgaccacgcccccgTCCAATCTGAATCGACCCGACGCACCGTCCAACATCGAATAGGTGAACGTTTGTCGAGCGGATGCGAGATTGTCCGGATCGGTGGTCGATAATTTTCCGATTCGCGTGTTCGCGCCGCTGTTTTCCGGCACGGTGTTGGAGTTAATGCTAATTGACGTCGGTTTCTCATTTACGTCGAGAACGCGAACGatgaacgtcgccgtcaccgacATGGGCGGCGATCCGCTATCGGTCGACATGACAACGATCGTGTGACAATCGGCGATCTCGTaattcaaattcgccgacggcgacacTTTGATTTtggtgccgtcgacgacgaatttgcCGCCGGCGCTGTTGATCAATTTGTACGCGTGAGTctgcgcgacgtcgtcgtcgatcgtcaccagaccgccgacgacggctcTGTTCTTATTTTCGACAGCGGTAGGAGAGCCGCCGGCCAATTGAATAGCcttaattagagaaaaagtgctatctcatttttttcgGTTTGTTCGTGTTGTCTTTTTACCGTGGGTTTGTCGtttacgtcgacgacggcaattgTAAAGCGAATAGCAACGAAAAGTCCGCCCTTGTCCGTTGCTCGAATTATAATCGTGTGCTTGCCGTTTCCTTCGTAGTTCAATGCGCCTGCTACCGTCACCGATGCCGTGCACACGGACTTGACCCcctgagaaagagaaaaagaacggTTTGAGAACAAGAGTCACTAATATTCTATTTACAGCAATTAAATTGGTCGAACTGCAAATTCCACTCTTCTCCACTTGGAAAAgtccgccggcgtcgtcgtccaacgAAAACGTTAGTTTCTGAGCGGCATCTTCGTCGTGGGCTTCTACGATGCCGACGGCGGTTTTCAGGCGAGAGTTTTCGCTCACTCGAGGCGAATTGTCACCAAAGCTCAGCTGCCGTTTTTATCTTTAAAGATGATCGTCACGGGCGGCTCGTTGACGTTCAGTACTTCGACTGTAAAGACTTTGGTCATCTGCGTAAACGAGGTCAGGGAGAAATCGCACGGAAACAATTTCTTACGGATAGTTTCGGATTGCCGTTGTCCGTCACGACGATCGTTACGGAATGagacgtcttcgtttcgtaATCGGCCGATTTGGCTTTCTGCAGTTTGTTGTCTTTCAATTTGAACAGTCCCTTATCGTCGTTCGTTAATTTATACGTAAGACTTTGAccggcgtcttcgtctgtCGCACTCAACGTTCCGACTAGAGTTCCAGCAGGCGCATTCTCCTTAACCGAAAACGTATCGATTTGGAGATTTCGCGGCTGATCGTTGGCGTCCGTCACGGCGATCGTCACGGTGAAATCTTTCTGGAGGGGCGGACTTCCATTGTCCGtgacgcgaacgacgatctTGTGAGATTTCGCCTTTTCGTAATCGATCTTGCACTCGGCACCGCCGTTCTTCAAACAACCGACATTCGAGACCGCTCCCTTGACAACGCCTTTCTCGACTTTGAATCGACCCGCAGCGCTGTCGATGATAGTGTAGGTAAACGTCTGACGCACGCTCATAAAGTTGTCCGGATCGGTTGCCGTCAGCGTGCCGACGACGGTATTCAAAGCGCTGTTTTCCGTCACTTTGCCGTTCGACAAACGAACGGCGGTCGGAACCTCGTTGACGTCCTTCACTTGAACGGTGAACGATTTCTCGACGAACAGAGGCGGAGATCCGGAGTCGGTCGATCGAACGATGATCGTGTATTGAGAAGCGTCTTCGTAATTCAAATTCGCGTTCGAGGACGTCATCAATGTACTGCCCTTTATCACGAATCGATCGCCGGCCGAATTCGTGAGCGTGTACGTGTGAAAGTTTgccggatcgtcgtcggtcgtcgtGAAACTGCCGAGACGTTTgccgttctcgttctcgtcgattgaCGGTTGAGCGCCGCCGGAGAAGGAAATGTCTCTCGGtcgatcgttgacgtcgacgattttaaTCGAATATCGAGCCGTTTTGAAGAGTTGGTGCTCGTCGGTGactcgaacgacgatcgcgtgCAAGGCGTCGACTTCGTGATTGAGAACGCCATTGACGATGACCGGAACGGTGcatttcgtcttcaaattctAGGTAACGAAAATTAGACAACTATCTTCCAAAGGAGTATACATGCACCTAATGTAAGCCCAAACCTCCTTCTAACGAAACGTTCACCAAATCTTCTATGCATTTATTTTATCTCCTTACCTGAACGTTGACTGACGCACAGGTGACGGAAGACGTCTTCAGTGCAAATCGATTTCCCGCCGTGTCGTCGAGCCGGAATGCGAGCTTCTGATTGGCGTCGGCATCGTACGCGACGAGAGTTCCGACTATCGTTCCCTTCACCGAATTTTCCTTCACCGTCGGATTATTGCCGGCAAACGACATCTGCccgttcgtcgacgcaaaCGTGATGCTGACGGGCggctcgttgacgtcgagaatcTCGATCGTAAACGTCTTCGAAACTCTCATGGCTGGTTTACCGTTGTCCGtcgcaacggcgacgattttataactcgtcgtcgtttcgtagtcgattccgctcgacgtctttcgcaCGACCTGATTAGCGGCGTTGAGCGAGAATCGAccgccggcgtcgttcgaGAGCGTGTACATTATTTTCTGCCCGGAGTTTTCGTCGCTAACCGACAAGCCACCGATGGGAGTATTAACAGCGGCGTCCTCTTTCATCGTATAGCCGGAAAGCTTGAGATTCCTCGGCTGgtcgttgacgtcgcgaagacgaacggtgaaagtgacgtctttgtacagcgacggcgatccgTTGTCTTGACTCCGAATACGTACGGTCAAGGTCTTCTGCGTTTCGTAGTTGAGTAAGCAGAGGCTTCCGCCTTCGGCTAGACAGCGGCTATTGGACGCAGCGACTTCGAGTCGATTGCCGTTGACTCGAAATCGGCCGCGAGCGCTGTCGAGAAGCGAGTACGCAAACGCTTGGCCATTGTCGGgatccgtcgtcgccagGGAACCGACGAGGGTCCCCTTTGCGCTATTCTCATTCAGGTAGACGTTGGATAACTACAGAAGCATCAGATAGAGCCAGAAcaaaagcgagaaagacgtTACATCGCACCGATATGCCTGTTGGTCGTTCATTGACATTTCGCACGTTGACTGTGAATGAAGAATCCAAATAGAGACCCCTGTTGTCCGTGCTGCGAACCTTTATCTCAAAActaaggagaaaaaggaactTCTTTCTGCCGTACATGAACACTGCGTGGAGTACCTGTTTGGCGACACCTCGTAGTTAGGACTGAAGGTGATTGCGAGACTGCTTCGCTAACAAGTTTGAATTTTCCGTTGGCGCTGTTGAGCAGACGATATGTGCAAGTGTCTTTGGGATTCGGATCCGTTGTCGTAAACGCGCCGACAACCGACTCCGCCTTCACGTTCTCGTACACATCACTTCTCGACAGAGACACCTACATGAAGGAAAACTAGAACGAGAATCGGAGTCAGATCTTTCTTTTACCTTGCTTGGCGGTTTGTTAATTCTGGAGCAGTAGCTTCCACTGTACGTCGTCCACGCTCCGGATGACTGACAGGTAATCGAACTCGGTCCGTTCTTCAGTTCGTATCCGTTCGGACACTGGGTGACGCACGTTTTCCCGTACGACGTTCCGGAGGggcacgaaaacgtcgcatATTTGCACGTCGTGCCGTACGTCGTGCCCGACGGACAGAATGTTACCGACGGCGCGCCGCAATCACGCGGACGAcacgttcgtcgatcgctgTTGAGAAGGTAGCCACTGCGGCACgagcacgtgccgccgttgcaGTTGTGCGAGCAGCCGCCGTTTGCCGACCCGCACTGTCGCGATTGCTAGCGGTAAAACAAAATTAACAGCTACAATGATTCATTCAGTACGAGTAATATTAATAAAGCATCTACATTCGCAGCGGGTTTCGTTCTAAAAGTGTTtataaaattaaattggGTAGTTAGAGCCCGATTCGACATCTGACGGCAAATTGTGTAGGGCTAAAATGAGGTTCGGGACAACGTACAACTTAGTCGGAAAGCTGCCGTACACAGCACGCTCTTCCTAGGTACATAGAAGTAATGCACTTTAATAGGCATGAATTGGGACAAAGGGAAAAAGGAGACTAAGTGAAAACTTCTAAAGAAGGCCTCAGGAACACGAAGGATGCGCGCATCTTAAACCTCCTACGCGCAATGAACTAAAAATTTTACCGATAGAGAAGGACAGCCCGATCCTCGGCAATTTTGACTCTGGGAAACGCTTCGGTAACGATACGACAATCCGAGGGTGCACTTTTCCGAACAACCGCCCCAATTTCCCCACGAGTTCACCTGAAAGCAAAATGAGAAAAGTGAAAGACAGACGGGGACGCGTACGACAAACCTGGCAGTCTCGATTCGCCGCGTACGACGTGCACATTCTCGACTCGGACAAGGACGGGCACGGGCCGCCGCAAAAGGCGGCCGTCGTTACCCGTCGAGTGCGAGTCGATTGACCCGACCCGCACTGGTTACTGCACTGTGACCAAGTCGACCAGCCGCTGACGACGCAATTGCGTCTATCGTAGCGCTGACAGGACCTCGATCGACTCAGAGTCGGACACGACGTACCGCCGCAACTGGCACTCTTCCAAACAGACCGAGACTGAGACCTACGAAAgattcaataaataaatgaaaagtCCAAGTCAGTAAACGTTTCTCACTGGCGTCCGGAACCGCAGCTGGCCGAACATAAGCCCCAGCTACCCCACCCGTTGACGGCGCAGTCCACTGGGCAACAGCCCGCCGAACAACCGATTGTCtgattcgtcgacggacaCGACGAGCCGCCGCAATAGGGCGACACTCTCACGCTTCGATAGTCATTGTTCCCTGACCGCAATTTGCACTACAGCAACCGTACGACGACCAGCTGTTCATCTAACGACAATTCGTCGTAGCTATATAAATAGAGGTTCAAGTGACACGCGGTCTACTCACTTGACAATCTCTTCTGGAGTACTGCGAACAGAGATGACTACTGGAGATACTCGGACAGCCAGAGCCGCCACAACTGGCTCTtctcgtcacgacgacgccacGCGTCTGGCGTCCGTATCCACAATTTGCTGAACAGGAGCCCCAAGAGCTCCACTTCCACTGACAATTTTGCCTACAGCAGCCGCACTTTTCCCGATGCGTTTCCGACAGGGCGGGACAGCCGGATCCCCCGCACGACGACGCCCGCGAGACCGAGCGATAGCGACGctgcgtcgccgtcgttccgcACGGGCAGTTCGTCGACCACGAGTTCCACTGGTTCACGAGGCAATTGACCCGGCAACAGGCGTTTCCGCACGATTGTTGCCAGCTGCGCCAGTTTGAACAGGCCGATCCGCCGCACGACGCCGAGCGTCGCGTAGAACGGGTACGATACCGATATCCTCCGCCGCACGTTTGACTGCACGAACCCCAGCTGCTCCAATTGTTGAGAAGGCAActacgaagaagaatttctcATTAAAGTTATCGAAATCTGCCGCTTGAAACGAAGCTGACTTTTTCGGACAGCAGCATCCTCCAAATTGGACGTTGCTGTTGATGTTGCACGATCCGCCGCAAAATATATTTGAcctaaaaagaacaaaatgATTATCCTCGAATCAAATAACAACAGACCATTAACCTATAAAAAATCCTATACTCTAATAAAACCTAAATTACCTGACAGTCCATTGATCTAAAATGCATTTTAATGAAGCAAACTACGCTAATACGTCTAAATCAcctcaaaatccattgacctagaaTAATGCCTATACgctaatcaacctagattacctcacaatccattgacctaaaatatgcATCTATTCAAACCTAAATTACCTGATACAATTCACTGAAATGGTCTAACCGGGGGTGGCGGCTGCAAGCTAAGCACGTTCAGgggaaaggagctacaaaCCTACTAAGCCTCTAATcgccctacctactgacagccgccTTCAGCCCTAATGCAAAGGGAAGGGACCAGTGCACACTAACATAGTCGGTCGTGATGCAAAACCAAGAACGATGCTACGTCTACAATGAATGCGTGTCGTCCCGCTACACTCCCCGTAACACACGCAAATGAAGCCTCATGCATTGCCATGACACCAGCTCGCACTTCTcaaccccaacccgccctcgattacTAGTGTTTAGATTCGTTCCGAAATCGTTCTATGCTGAGGAGTGCGAGTGGCATGCCAGGCAATCCACGACGTGTGTGTGACAGAGAGGCCCGCCCCCTAAGTGCATGCCTACTCCACGGGGACCCCAAGAGAAAAAcctcgaaaaaaattcactgATCTTCGTCTGCGCTACACCCATGGGCACACCGCGTCGGAAAGTAGACGATCCGCCGTTTATAAGGCGGGAAGACTTGGCAACGTGCCGtttaattctaaaagacATATATCAAGTCAATTGCGAGAAAAGAGATTGTCATTTGCGTATCGAGGGTGACATGACAAATGTAGTAAGGTCTAATCCAGGCTAACGGGAGGGAGGATAGATAATGGGTAGTTGGAGAGATAATAAAATAGTCTAGTCTGAAGTCTGGGGTAAGCACAACGCTTCACTACAATGGTGACAGGAGTCCTcatctcgacgccgt
The genomic region above belongs to Oscarella lobularis chromosome 12, ooOscLobu1.1, whole genome shotgun sequence and contains:
- the LOC136193954 gene encoding uncharacterized protein; its protein translation is MSVHFVILFNDKPVPVTSVLIGLKTDCDEGSMNQAFGSEIGLTCKTVSSRSPNATSPTNSAHFDGGVDDSTNVEYTWVIAAISCVALLVLSIMLTLIFVRKRQRRKRLAIARASIRGDSAAHGEYVVSNEAMHNPIYEPTFTGGGIRNPIYCDKGDMDDNDDEGIYDNCNVNHISARLSLCYATPNHRDLDSLKSCCLLDESEQGLALADYKVVIEKALDCYPALRRYLSNYLLPSVGD
- the LOC136193774 gene encoding cadherin EGF LAG seven-pass G-type receptor 1-like, with the protein product MCWTTLIVNGNLDYESNSKHYIDIRTTDLKGLFFTRRYNVDIVNVNDVPHNIELTVDEVYENLNDQLIGDFVTEDQDPTHTHTCTLVDDANGLFVVKNCQLYTAPNAGLNFEAKSECNVTVRSTDDGVPPLYREETFLVTVLDVNENPTLVIVSNLNVTENSPVNAGVGIITVVDPDNFGPAGSWQNHTCSAIGNSGGRFVIEDNALMVADSSLNFETNSTWPVLIRCVDDGIPPLSRDQAFVVVVTDVNEMPTSTHMQGGTVAENQAAGQLVAQFTTDDPDNEIEDRQTFVYTLENVPVDFPFHFVGSELRTTRSLDFEETPSWKVVVRSTDSGGLYITETFQVDVTDENDRPTGIQLIGPSSVPENSVGGTFVGHVFTFDEDFADTHSVSIVAAYPGSGILSADRAVSGLFQVNSLTGIVSVMDGADLNYEAVTHYTVEVSTVDSGSPPLSFTGSVVVNITDLNEKPTNITLTNQEIVENSRNGTVVATIVVSDPDNEKSSRQKHACVVLDYPEQPFEVVDNVTLIVARNELNYEEERNYTIDIRCFDDGVPITFLDGQFVIEILNVNEAPTFVGLTDYVIDENLDVGTTVGIITSTDPDNEVAWVQNVTYALSGNASVPFAINGTDLVSTAKFDYEVKSSYRVRLTATENGLSPASTTVEIAIQVGNVNDQPTKVVFKSKGVDENSPGGTIIGVLETVDEDRGQNHTYAIVPIGNVTTYFDLDGNTLVVPSGTRFNYEEENVYVVVIRTTDNGTPPLSYENDVIVNILDVNEPPTDILSYYEGEIDENSPAGTFVANLTIIDPDFNQTHTCKLLNGSDFFTVVQGPTHELYVAVGADIDFERDPSIWVLFRCSDDGRPTPLSLDDSFVVRVIDVNEPATKIELTGSRRIRENVPVGAVIANVSVVDEDRGQTHYYSLEGFLANAFDLINEGRELVVARPVSLDYESLADPVINVTVFVVDDGLPPLSFSETFFFTIIDINEAPTNITLKGGPEVPENASPADLVGAIDVFNPESNGPISYVILSVNGVANSIDFYLVTNASGTFLYLNRSLNYDNVSSFALEILASDSDYPPTSSVLTLDVGVKRTDPCALGTAGCDDATRATCIRMSATTSRCECRPGYTGDGVVCNDIDYCETPAVDGNSSSLLCNNGTCVDHVDGYTCRCNVGFLQPDCSVQVDECASNPCGVGGNCLDVVNGFACSCRDGYRGVLCEENVDDCA
- the LOC136193955 gene encoding protocadherin alpha-C2-like, whose product is MSTDSGSPPMSVTATFIVRVLDVNEKPTSISINSNTVPENSGANTRIGKLSTTDPDNLASARQTFTYSMLDGASGRFRLDGGVVEVAASNAKCLALGGKECLLNIEEKKEYDVVVRATDSGSPALSIDYVLMIQLTDVNDRPRALDLSHEKVFENAPAGMVVGKLSSTDDDVSQTTTYTLIDDDNGRFKIVGDELQKATSADYETFNSHTVIVEAKDNGKPALSITKSFTIEVLDVNEAPIRINVTDENGQLKFANDHPLVEELSPVGAVVGKIVAMDHDENETLTFRLDDTANGKFSLGASATCKTITDKPVGN